The Bacillus sp. NEB1478 genome contains the following window.
TGTACCATTTAGGTCGTTTTCATTGTTTGACTTAATTAAGAACGCAATTGGTATTCTAGTAGTTTGGTATATCATTCACCGAAGTTATTTCGTCAAAATAAAATCAAAACTAGGAAGAAAACTTAAATATATGTCAACCGTTATCAATCAATAAAAAGATAGGCGACTAATGTCGAAAAAATGTTCTTTAAAAAGAACGAAAGTAACAATATAATGAATATAACAAATGTGTACTTAAAAAAAATAATAAGGGGATATGGATATGAAAAAAAATGAATCTACTGCAGAATACCAGCAGCCTAAGGTACTTCATCATCAGCCAATACGTTTTGAAACGGCACAAAGCTGGAATAAAGGTCACGGAAACCTTGATCATCCTGGGACTGGTAATGGCGGTATTAACTATCCACTTCCACCTTATACTGGACCTCATAATGGAAATGGTGGGGGAAATGGGAAGGGCAAAGGAAATAAGTAAACAAAATGAGTTATATGTTACTTAGTTTTGACTCTGTTAAACATGACATAGAGGGGTTTTAAAATATGAGACTGTTCCCTGTTAAGATAGGAGAATTCATATTTCATATGCACTGTAAGAACACAACATTTACGGAATTTCTTCATACTAACTTCTTAAATCATATTAGTGTTCAGAATGAAATCCCAGATATTAAGTTGACTATTAAAGATAGCTACGGAATTCCATTTGTAAATTATAATGTTTCCACAACGAGAGAATCTAACCATATTGTTTATAAAAGAGCGGATTACTTAATTAACGTAGATAACACCTTTGAAAATGCCGAAATTTCTGCATATAACGAGCTTGCTTTAAAGCATGCACTGATGAATTTATTTAGTGCTTTTATCGTTCATCATAACTGGGGATTGTTAATTCATTCTTCATGTGTCGTTGATAATGAAGGAGCACATCTTTTCTCTGGACACTCTGGTGCTGGTAAGTCGACTGTAGCTATGTTATCTAATCCACGTGATCTTTTATCCGATGAAGCGACAATTGTAAAAATCACAGAAAATAAAATCACAATCTTTGATTCCCCATTTAGAAGTGACAGTACACCGTTAGGAGAAAAAATAAAATCCTATCCACTAAAAAGTATCCAATTTTTAAATCAGGCGATGCTTAACCAAAGGATATTGATTAACCAATCAGATGCATTTATTCAAATCATTGATAAGGTATTTTATTGGCCAAACGGTTCTAAAGATATGAAAAGCATTTTTAGTATGCTAAAGCAATTGGTGACACTGGTTCCGATCTATGACCTTCATTTTAAAAAGGACAATACATTTTGGGAGATGATCTCTTAATGAAGACATTTATACAGCAAAAACAATGTGATGTAACTTTATTAGATGATGAACTGATTATACTAGATACACAGTATCATACGATAACAAAACTAAATCATGTAGGGGGCTTTTGCTGGTCTTTGTTGTCTGAACCAGTGACCATTGATCTTTTAGTAGATGCGGTAAGAAAGAAATATGATATAGAGGATTCGCAATTAAAGGTTCAGCAAGACTTAGAAAGGTTCCTATCTGAGTTAATAAAATGTGGTTTGGTGAAACATGCTAGTTAATCAAGTTACGGTAGATTTAATTCAACGAGTAGTAAAGGTAAATGGGAATATACTTCTTCCCGCCAACGGAAAAAGCATGTTCCCTTTCATTAGACAAGGTGACATCTGTCATTTTAAGGCTTGTCATCCTTCGATGATTAAAAAAGGGGACATAGTGTTATTTGTTATGCCTTCTAATCAACTGGTTGCTCACAGATTTATTAAAACGATACATGTAGACAATCGAGTATCTTATCTATTTAAAGGAGATACAAATCTACTATTTGATGAACCTGTCTTATCAGATCAAATTATTGGAAAGATGATAATGATCGAAAGAAGAAATAAATCAATAGATTTGAGTAATAATTGGAGTAATCTTTGGGGCTTATTAATCATTCACCTTCCAATGATGTCTAAGATTTTGCGAAAAGTTACATACAGGAAGGAAGATTTCCAATATTAACTGGACGTGGGGCTGGATTATGATTTCAAAAATTAGAGGGTTATTCCATGCAATAAAACCATACCTATCCATGAAGGATGTTTTGAGAACCTTTCGATTAGTGGCTCCTTTTATCAGAAAATATTGGAAATCTTATGTTGTATTATTTATATTACTTGGTGTTGATATTGCATCTATACTAGGATTTGCATGGTTTTTTGGAAACATTGCAGATGCAGCTGTTCATGCGGATCTAGAACAAATTAAAGACTTGGCATTTATCGGAATAATGCTGACATCCATAAGTATTGGCTCCAATTTCTTAAGTATTTATTGTGACATGGTCGCAACGAACGCGATTAAAAAAGATCTAAAGAACCATCTTTTAAATCATATATTGCGTTTACCGGAAGCTTCTACTTCTAAAGTACATTCTGGCGAACTGCTATCGCATTTCACGAATGACATACATAGTATTGATGGTTTAATAGGAAGCAGTTTAATTAACTTTATCAAACTACCTTTAATATATGTTGCTGTTTTTATTTATTTAATCAAAATTAATTGGGTTTTGTGTTTACTGAGTATGATGATTGCGCCTGTTGCTATGATTTCAAGTATTGGAATCGGCATGCTGCTTAGACGTAATAGCAGGTTAATTCACGATTTATACGCGCAGATCAATAGTATATTGAATGAAATCTTTCAAGGATTACCTGTTATTCGTTCGTTTCTAATGGAGAAAAGTTTTTATGAAAAACATACACATAAAAATGAGCAGCTCTATCGACTGGAGCTGCAAAATGCAAAACTTCAAGGGTGGTTCAGTTCGGGAGGTCAATTAGTAAGTTCGCTTTCATATTTAATTAGTATCTCATTAGGTGCTTATTTTGTGTCGGTAAAAGTGATGACGGTGGGAGCGTTACTGACTTTTATTAATTTGGTACACCATCTTGTTTATCCTTTGACAGACATAGCTTCTAAATGGGCAGGTTTTCAGCATTCTATATCTGCGTTAGAAAGGATATTTAGAATATTGGAGTTGCCGCCGGATTCTAATGAATTACCATCCTTCCATCAATCCTTCGATAAAGGTACATCCATAACATTAAATAAAGTGACATTCAGCTATGAAGAAAATATAAGTGTTTTTCGAGATTTTTCGATAGAAATCCCTGCTAATAAAACAATCGCACTAGTTGGTCCTAGCGGAGCAGGAAAAAGTACGTTGTTCAATCTTTTGCAAGGATTTTACAAGCCAGAATCAGGCAAAATACTATTGAATGGTGTATCAACTGAAAAGCTAAGTATAGCTGAACTCCGAAGTGCCATTTCATATGTGCCTCAGGAAACATATTTATTTGCCGGAACGATTAGAGAAAATTTGTTGCTGGCACGTTCAGGTATTACGGACAATGAATTAATAACTGCTGCAAAATCTGCTTATATTCATAATTTTATTTGTTCTCTTCCAGAAGGATATGACACAGAAATTGGTGAGCGGGGTATTAAATTGTCAGGCGGACAAAAACAACGAATTGCTATTGCTCGTGCCATTTTAAAAGATACTCCGATCCTATTGCTTGATGAAGCAACGTCTGCTTTAGACAATGAAACTGAACATCACGTTCAAAAAGCACTCAAGCAATTAATGAAAGGTCGTACAACCATAATCATTGCCCACCGTCTTTCTACTATTCAGGATTCTGATCTCATTATGGTTCTTGATAAAGGTGAAATCGTGCAAAGCGGTACACATCAAGAATTAATAGAAGCAAAGGGGTTATATCGAAAACTTCAAGGTAAGCCGTTAAACAACCGTTTAAAAGTTTACGAAGGGAATTACGTTAAGGGGGAAAATCTGCCTTGGATCAATCCATAATCCAATCATTATTTGACGAGGACGTGAAACTGCCGACAGATGATAGCGATTACCAAGACTTTATGCAGCAAAATGACTTTTTAACGATAGGTGCAACAGTATATTCTCTTCTGAAAAAACAAAATAAACTTCATCTAACTCCTGAATTTTTTCAGAACAAACTCAAGGACATTTACACCCATACATTTTATAAAAATATCTTTATCAAAAACCAAACAAGTCAACTTTTAAATGAATTTGAAAATCAAGGAATCGAGGTAATTCCATTAAAGGGACCATTATTCACAGAAAGATACTTCGGAGACATTGGGGCACGCTTTTCTTCGGATATTGATTTGTTAATCCGAAAAAAAGACTTGGATAAAGCGGCAATTTGTATTAGGAAATTAGGTTTTTCACATGAAAAAAATGAGCTTCCTTCTCATTTTAATCGTGGTTTCTATAAAGAGCTGCCGGACTCTCCATGTCCGCTAGCGGTGGAATTACATTGGAACCTTGTGGATGAAAACACTTCAAATATTAACTTGGAAGTGATCTGGAAGAGTTCTGAAGCATACCAGTCCACATGTACATATGTGAAAGAACTTTCAGATTATCATACATTTTACATGATTGTTCTTCATGGCTGGAGGCATAATTTAGATAGTCTCAAGTATGATTTTGACATTGTACAAATGATTACGGTCCTTACAAATAGGTTGAATTATGAAAGATTAATAGATGATGCAGAAATTCAACTTACTAAAAGAAGACTTATTAGAACATTATCGATTTTATATGAGCGTTATCCTTTTTTAACAAGTATTAAAACTTTTCCTGATTTTATTCATAAAAAAACAGTTGCAATTCCTGAAGAAAGGTCTTTAAAAAGGTATGCCACTTTTCTGGATTATCAGTTTCTAAGTTATGATTCCTTTGGACATCGTTTGAGAGAATTAAAGCTATGGTTTTTTCCATCCAAGAAGGAAATTTCCTTTTTGTTAGGAAGAAAGAGTGGCTCATCCCTTTTCGGTAATTATGTAATTCTTTATAAAAAAAGGCTGTTTACAATTCTTAAGGTGTTTTGGTCATAAAATATACACTGTTCCTAATTTATAGGCAGTGTAATTTTTTTAACATGTCGTTCTATATATTGAACGGAAATGTCATATTACTTATCAGAATTTGCATAGAATAAAAAATACATTTGTTGGAGGTACTAGTGAAGATGTTCATCGTTCGTTATGCTGAATGTTTTGATCAGGAGTGGATGAAACTTATTTTACAGGCAAAGGAACAAGGAATTACGTTAGAAGAAATTCAAGCATTCCTCAAGACAGGAGAGGTGCAATCATGATTCGGTTAGGTGATGGGGTGTATATGTGCCACTTAAATGGTCATCAATTGAAGATTATTTATAAAGGGAATGATATTTGCGAACTATACCTGGAGAATGAGTTCCAAGGCAGAGCTTCCTTTCAATATGTAAAAAAGAAACTTTCTGAACTTGAGAAAAAATGGGGTACGCATAAAGTAAAAAACTATCATTTTAAAGAACTCCTATCAAATTTTGATCAATCGATATAATCGCTAAGTAGTATGTTAATACCCAGTGATAGTACTGGATTTTTAAAAAAAAAAATGAAAAATATGAAGGGGAGAAAGATGAAAAGATTATATTCCAATTTCTCAAAAGTGGACAAATTACTAGACAGTAATGTTTCAATTTACTTAGATTTTATTCGCGGATTATCGGCAATCTTAGTAGTGATGGAACACTTAAGTTCCAGATTGTTTGTGGGATACGGTAACATAGAAAGCCCTAACATTCTAGTCAATTTATTGTACATGCTTAACATTCTAGGTGGTCCAGCAGTTATCGTCTTTTTTGTCTTAAGTGGCTTATTCATTTCGAGATCTGTATTAAAAGCGTTTTACGACGATAAATGGTCATGGAAAACCTATTTGATAAACCGGCTTTCAAGACTATTGGTCGTATTGGTTCCAGCTTTATTACTTACTTTAGTTTTAGACATTATTGCTGTTAAATTCTTTGAATACGAAGGTTACACGAATGCTTATATTAATCTAAAGAACTTCGTTGGTAATTTATTTTTTCTGCAAAACGTATATGTAGGTGTTTATGGATCCAATGCTCCTCTGTGGAGTCTTAATTATGAGTTTTGGTACTATATATTGTTCCCTACTCTTTTACTGCTTTTATTTAGTAAAAAAAGGAAATTAGTTATGTTTTTTTATTTTTCGTTAGCAATTTTAATTATCTCTACAGTTGGGATGAGGATGAATACATATTTTGTGATTTGGTTAATAGGTACGTCTATTCTGTTATTGCCAAAAGCGAATCTATTAAAGCATCGATTCGTTCCTATTGCATCATTTGTTTTATTACTTGTCGTTTTGCCTGTGAGACCCCTTGTGATGACGGGGAGATTATTTACTGATCAGTGGACAGAGAATTTATTTCTTGTCGATCTTTTAATCGGGTTAGTATTTGGTTTATTTATATATTCACTACTGCACGTTACGTCTAATAGAATCAAAAACATAGAATTCAATTGGATTGGGGGAGGATCTAGACGTTTAGCCGGGTTTTCATTTAGTCTTTATCTCATTCATTACCCTATTATCAATACAGTTTATTACTGGGTTGCTAAAAATGGTTTTTCAGGACTACAGCCGAACTTAGGATCAATAGCTTTAGAAATGCTTCTAATTATATTAATTTGTATGATTGCCTTTTACTTTTCGAGAATAACTGAAGCCCAAACATTTAGAGTACGAAGATTTCTTGAAGTTAAAACTAACTCAAATCGAAATCAAGTTCGAAACAAACAAAATCTTGCCGGTTAAAGAGAAGCCATATTCTACGAAAAAAAACAGTCAATTAGGCTGTTTTTAATTTTGAAGTAACAAAAAACAGATGAAGGTTTGCATCTTAAAATGGTAATGTATGTTTTTAATAAAGAATAAAACAAAACTATACCGAGCCTCTAATTCTTCATCACGATCAAATAAAATTTGAAACAGCGATTTCAACTGCAAGAGGGTGTTTAAATGGATTGAACAGAATAATTGCTGGGAAAGAGTATGGAAAACCCATTAATCTTTCTGATTTAGATTATATGCTTAGAAAAATAAGCTGTCTCCTAACTTCAAGGAGGCAGCTTATTTACTTTGTAATTCTTTTCTTATAGATGGTCGTGATAGTTTAATTAAATCATTTTTTTTATTAAAAGAGATTGAATACAAAGAAGTACTCCATTAATCGCCCAATAAAAAGGCAGTATTGCAGGACTTGTAATCGAAAATACAAAGATAGAAATAGGGGATAGCAGCATCATCCATTTCATATTTGACTGAGTTGATGCCGCATCCTGACCAAATTTCCCTTGAAAATAGTAGATCAACCCGGCGATACATGCCAATAGTAGACTTGAATGGGCGAAATTAAATATCCAAAAATGGTGATTGGATATGGCCGAAGTTTCAACTACAGCTCGATACATCCCCGTCACAATCGGAATTTGAATCAGCATCGGAAGACATCCCATAGATAAAGGATTTATATTATGTTTCTTGTAAAGATTTATTGTTTCCTCTTGCTGCATCTTTTTATCCTCAGGCTTTTTACTAGCCTTATACTTCTCCTGGATCATATCTAATTCTGCTTTCATTGCGTCCATATTAACACGCATCTCTTTTTGCTGTTTGGCCTGCTTTACAAAAAGCGGGAACAATACAAGGCGAATGACTAGCGTAATGGCAATCACCGCTAAACCATAATTACCGTTAAAAATATTGGCAATAAAATACAATGATTCACTGAATGGATGCGTAATAGTCTCAATAAATTTCAATTTGTCTCCTCCTCTTTTTGTGTTAATTAGAGAAGGGGACAGCAATCCTCCAGATCTTTATTAGGTGTGTATTTCACTTTCATCCTTTGAAATGTGAAAATCACATTCTTATTTTCCTGTACTAAACGAGAAAGCTTAATAACCAAACAGGACGAAAGATTATAATCAGTTAAATGTTCTCCAGAATGTAAAAAGTCATGCTTCCAATATTTAATAATAGAAGGTGTATGGTAGAACCCAATAAAAAGGCTGAGTAAGGTAGTGATGAATAACAATTGATCAAAATAGGTAAGAAAATCTAACATGTTTAATCTCCCTGAATTGTTTTATATCATTACGATTTTGGAAATAAAAGGTTTCAAAAAAGAGATTTTACAAAAATTTTTTAAACTCTTAAACAGGAAAGAGATAAACATACAAAAATAAGAGGCTGCCCAATTGGACTGCCTCTTAAAATTTCTTTTTTAACTTATTTGCTGATCATTACCACACCAGCAGAATTATCTTTCGCTTCACCCATAAGAG
Protein-coding sequences here:
- a CDS encoding nucleotidyltransferase family protein; the protein is MDQSIIQSLFDEDVKLPTDDSDYQDFMQQNDFLTIGATVYSLLKKQNKLHLTPEFFQNKLKDIYTHTFYKNIFIKNQTSQLLNEFENQGIEVIPLKGPLFTERYFGDIGARFSSDIDLLIRKKDLDKAAICIRKLGFSHEKNELPSHFNRGFYKELPDSPCPLAVELHWNLVDENTSNINLEVIWKSSEAYQSTCTYVKELSDYHTFYMIVLHGWRHNLDSLKYDFDIVQMITVLTNRLNYERLIDDAEIQLTKRRLIRTLSILYERYPFLTSIKTFPDFIHKKTVAIPEERSLKRYATFLDYQFLSYDSFGHRLRELKLWFFPSKKEISFLLGRKSGSSLFGNYVILYKKRLFTILKVFWS
- a CDS encoding anti-repressor SinI family protein gives rise to the protein MFIVRYAECFDQEWMKLILQAKEQGITLEEIQAFLKTGEVQS
- the yidC gene encoding membrane protein insertase YidC — encoded protein: MKFIETITHPFSESLYFIANIFNGNYGLAVIAITLVIRLVLFPLFVKQAKQQKEMRVNMDAMKAELDMIQEKYKASKKPEDKKMQQEETINLYKKHNINPLSMGCLPMLIQIPIVTGMYRAVVETSAISNHHFWIFNFAHSSLLLACIAGLIYYFQGKFGQDAASTQSNMKWMMLLSPISIFVFSITSPAILPFYWAINGVLLCIQSLLIKKMI
- a CDS encoding ABC transporter ATP-binding protein, with translation MISKIRGLFHAIKPYLSMKDVLRTFRLVAPFIRKYWKSYVVLFILLGVDIASILGFAWFFGNIADAAVHADLEQIKDLAFIGIMLTSISIGSNFLSIYCDMVATNAIKKDLKNHLLNHILRLPEASTSKVHSGELLSHFTNDIHSIDGLIGSSLINFIKLPLIYVAVFIYLIKINWVLCLLSMMIAPVAMISSIGIGMLLRRNSRLIHDLYAQINSILNEIFQGLPVIRSFLMEKSFYEKHTHKNEQLYRLELQNAKLQGWFSSGGQLVSSLSYLISISLGAYFVSVKVMTVGALLTFINLVHHLVYPLTDIASKWAGFQHSISALERIFRILELPPDSNELPSFHQSFDKGTSITLNKVTFSYEENISVFRDFSIEIPANKTIALVGPSGAGKSTLFNLLQGFYKPESGKILLNGVSTEKLSIAELRSAISYVPQETYLFAGTIRENLLLARSGITDNELITAAKSAYIHNFICSLPEGYDTEIGERGIKLSGGQKQRIAIARAILKDTPILLLDEATSALDNETEHHVQKALKQLMKGRTTIIIAHRLSTIQDSDLIMVLDKGEIVQSGTHQELIEAKGLYRKLQGKPLNNRLKVYEGNYVKGENLPWINP
- a CDS encoding acyltransferase — its product is MKRLYSNFSKVDKLLDSNVSIYLDFIRGLSAILVVMEHLSSRLFVGYGNIESPNILVNLLYMLNILGGPAVIVFFVLSGLFISRSVLKAFYDDKWSWKTYLINRLSRLLVVLVPALLLTLVLDIIAVKFFEYEGYTNAYINLKNFVGNLFFLQNVYVGVYGSNAPLWSLNYEFWYYILFPTLLLLLFSKKRKLVMFFYFSLAILIISTVGMRMNTYFVIWLIGTSILLLPKANLLKHRFVPIASFVLLLVVLPVRPLVMTGRLFTDQWTENLFLVDLLIGLVFGLFIYSLLHVTSNRIKNIEFNWIGGGSRRLAGFSFSLYLIHYPIINTVYYWVAKNGFSGLQPNLGSIALEMLLIILICMIAFYFSRITEAQTFRVRRFLEVKTNSNRNQVRNKQNLAG
- a CDS encoding PqqD family protein; this translates as MGDDLLMKTFIQQKQCDVTLLDDELIILDTQYHTITKLNHVGGFCWSLLSEPVTIDLLVDAVRKKYDIEDSQLKVQQDLERFLSELIKCGLVKHAS
- a CDS encoding signal peptidase I; amino-acid sequence: MLVNQVTVDLIQRVVKVNGNILLPANGKSMFPFIRQGDICHFKACHPSMIKKGDIVLFVMPSNQLVAHRFIKTIHVDNRVSYLFKGDTNLLFDEPVLSDQIIGKMIMIERRNKSIDLSNNWSNLWGLLIIHLPMMSKILRKVTYRKEDFQY